In Haemophilus parainfluenzae, the sequence GATGACGGTTATGCAGTTCTACAATTCGGTGGTGGCTGTAATGGTTGCTCAATGGTTGATGTAACTTTAAAAGATGGTGTAGAGAAACAATTGGTCGCACTTTTCCCAAATGAACTAAAAGGCGCACGAGATGTAACAGAACACCAACGTGGTGAACATTCTTATTACTAAGAATCGAAGATAAAAAAGGGCGAATCATTCGCCCTTTTATTTTTTAAGCCGCAGACAATTTCTGTAACAACCGATCCATCGCTCGATATCCTAGCGCTTCTGCTAAATGAGTTTGTTGTATCTCTTTTTCGCCATTTAAATCAGCAATCGTGCGTGAGACTTTTAAAATCCGATGATAGGCTCTTACTGAAAGTCCTAGCTTATTGAGTGCATTCTCAAGGAATAATGCATCTTTATCTTGTAATTTACAGTCCCGTTCAATTTCTTTGCTTGAAAGATACGCATTGATTTTACCGGCTCGAGCAAGTTGAATTTCCCTCACTTTCAACACTTTTTCTCGTACTTGCTGGCTTGTCTCGCCTCTATCTCCTGTATTCTGTAAGCTACCTTGTGGCAGAAGAGGGACTTCAATAGATAAATCAAAACGATCTAAAAATGGCCCCGAAAGTCGGTTTAAATAACGCATCACTTGTTGTGGTGAGGTTCGGTTATGTGTTCCAGTATAATGACCCGTTGGACTTGGATTCATCGCGGCAACGAGTTGAAAGCGAGCGGGGAACTGGATTTTCGCATTGGCACGCGAAATAATAATTTCTCCACTTTCTAATGGCTGGCGAAGCGCATCAAGCACTTTACGCTCAAACTCAGGCAATTCATCAAGAAAAAGTACGCCGTTATGTGCGAGCGATATTTCGCCTGGTTTTGGAATGGTTCCTCCTCCTACTAAGGCAGGTAATGAGGCACTATGATGTGGCGCTCGAAACGGACGTTGTTTCCAGTTATGAAAATTTAATTCATTTTGTACTAAACTCGTAACCGAAGCGGTTTCAATCGCTTCTAAATCCGTCATTTCAGGGAGCAATGCAGTGAGACGACTTGCTAACATGGTTTTACCTGTCCCAGGTGGCCCTAAAAAGAGCAGGTTGTGTTGGCCTGCGGCAGCTATCATTAGTGCTCGTTTAGCGTGTTGCTGACCAATAATATCGGTCAAATCTAAATGATTTTTAGCTGAAAATCCGACCGCACTTTCTTGTGCGAGTAATGAG encodes:
- a CDS encoding YifB family Mg chelatase-like AAA ATPase, with amino-acid sequence MSLAIVYSRASMGVQAPLVTIEVHLSNGKPGFTLVGLPEKTVKEAQDRVRSALMNAQFKYPAKRITVNLAPADLPKEGGRFDLPIAIGILAASDQLDGSRLKQFEFVGELALTGELRGVHGVIPAILAAQKAKRAPIIAYQNANEASLVSEQETYFAKNLLEVVQFLNNQEKLPLASLLAQESAVGFSAKNHLDLTDIIGQQHAKRALMIAAAGQHNLLFLGPPGTGKTMLASRLTALLPEMTDLEAIETASVTSLVQNELNFHNWKQRPFRAPHHSASLPALVGGGTIPKPGEISLAHNGVLFLDELPEFERKVLDALRQPLESGEIIISRANAKIQFPARFQLVAAMNPSPTGHYTGTHNRTSPQQVMRYLNRLSGPFLDRFDLSIEVPLLPQGSLQNTGDRGETSQQVREKVLKVREIQLARAGKINAYLSSKEIERDCKLQDKDALFLENALNKLGLSVRAYHRILKVSRTIADLNGEKEIQQTHLAEALGYRAMDRLLQKLSAA